A window from Chitinophaga filiformis encodes these proteins:
- a CDS encoding amidohydrolase, with translation MRRLIIPILCCLPALTIAQSKDKKTLSPNKDKKAIEAYLDQQAPAYADIAKKIWGYAEVGYQEEKSSALLQSTLQQEGFTVKAGIAGIPTAFVATYGSGQPVIGILAEYDALPGLSQVAEPRQKAIQEGGAGHGCGHNLFGTASVAAAVSVKNWLKEHNGKGTIRVYGCPAEEGGSGKVYMVREGMFNDVDAVLHWHPGNDNSATIFPWLSNKNAKFRFYGVAAHAAGAPEKGRSALDGVEAMDYMVNMMREHIPQETRIHYVITKGGDAPNVVPAFAEVYYYVRHPDMQVVKDVWERLVKAAEGAAMGTGTRMDYEVIGGVYNMLPNETLSKIMDSNLRQVGGFTYTSEEREFAKRIQSTLIDRSKLPDLDTASATIRPFISDKHDAIGSSDVADVSWVTPTAGISTATFVPGSSGHSWQNVAAAGSSIGAKGMMVAAKTIAFTAYDLFNDPAALATAKAELKKRQGPSFKYEAMLGNRAPALDYRKK, from the coding sequence ATGAGAAGACTGATCATACCAATCCTTTGTTGCCTGCCGGCATTGACCATTGCACAGAGCAAGGATAAGAAGACGCTTTCACCGAATAAGGATAAGAAGGCCATTGAGGCGTACCTGGACCAACAGGCGCCTGCATATGCAGATATTGCAAAGAAGATATGGGGATATGCAGAAGTTGGATACCAGGAGGAAAAAAGTTCCGCCTTGCTGCAATCAACATTGCAGCAGGAAGGATTTACCGTGAAAGCGGGGATAGCGGGTATCCCGACAGCCTTTGTTGCCACTTATGGCAGCGGGCAACCTGTGATCGGCATTCTGGCCGAGTATGACGCATTACCGGGGTTGTCGCAGGTGGCAGAGCCCCGGCAGAAAGCAATACAGGAAGGAGGCGCCGGGCATGGCTGTGGACACAACCTGTTCGGGACTGCTTCGGTAGCAGCAGCTGTCAGTGTGAAGAACTGGTTGAAAGAACATAACGGCAAAGGTACCATTCGCGTATATGGATGTCCTGCAGAAGAAGGCGGCTCCGGTAAAGTATATATGGTAAGGGAAGGGATGTTTAATGATGTGGATGCGGTATTACACTGGCATCCGGGCAATGACAACTCTGCCACGATCTTTCCCTGGTTGTCCAACAAGAATGCAAAGTTCCGCTTTTATGGAGTCGCGGCACATGCGGCGGGCGCACCTGAAAAAGGACGTTCTGCACTGGACGGAGTAGAGGCGATGGACTATATGGTGAACATGATGCGCGAGCATATTCCCCAGGAAACACGTATTCACTACGTGATCACGAAAGGAGGCGATGCGCCCAATGTAGTACCTGCTTTTGCAGAAGTATATTACTATGTACGCCATCCGGACATGCAGGTAGTAAAAGATGTATGGGAGAGACTGGTAAAAGCGGCCGAAGGCGCAGCGATGGGAACAGGTACCAGGATGGATTATGAAGTGATAGGAGGCGTATATAATATGCTGCCTAATGAAACGCTGTCAAAGATTATGGATAGCAATCTGCGGCAGGTGGGAGGTTTTACCTATACATCCGAAGAAAGAGAATTTGCAAAGAGGATCCAGTCAACACTGATCGATAGATCAAAGTTGCCCGACCTCGATACGGCAAGTGCTACCATACGGCCCTTTATATCAGATAAACATGATGCCATCGGTTCTTCCGATGTAGCAGATGTCAGCTGGGTAACGCCAACAGCTGGTATTTCTACCGCTACCTTTGTACCTGGTTCTTCGGGCCATAGCTGGCAGAATGTAGCTGCCGCAGGCAGCAGTATCGGCGCCAAGGGAATGATGGTGGCAGCAAAGACAATTGCATTCACCGCCTATGACCTGTTCAACGATCCTGCTGCTTTAGCAACTGCAAAAGCGGAACTCAAAAAACGGCAGGGACCTTCTTTCAAATA
- a CDS encoding M14 metallopeptidase family protein: MAGKFYSMLLLLLCAATAWGQTVPSPKEHFGFNMGDDYQLATYTQTEAYFKKLTESDRAKLVDIGMTEEGRHQYMLIVSSPENLKALNRYKAISQQLGHAAGLTDEAARKLAAEGKAVVWIDGGLHATETVGAHQLIETMYQLVTRTDAETMNILQHDIILLTHANPDGQELVSDWYMRMADPKKRALNIPRLYEKYVGHDNNRDFYMMNMKESQNISRQLFVEWIPQIMYNHHQRGPAGSVLAGPPYRDPFNHIYDPLIVTSIDAVGAAMNNRLNVENKPGYTQRNGSTFSTWWNGGLRTTPYFHNMVGLLTEIIGGPTPETVPLVPDRLVPNGATPNPITPQEWHFRQSIDYSVSLNYAVLDYAARYRSELLFNIYKMGKNAIDRGSSDHWTFYPRYIDSIRVAYKVERKRDSTTEGETGGEFAFGREDTIASKYYAGVLKNPDYRDARGYIIPADQADFPTAVKFINALSRSGIAIHKATAAFTVAGKQYPAGSYIVKTAQAFRPHVIDMFEPQDHPNDFQYAGGPPIRPYDAAGWTLAYQIGVQFDRIMDGFDGPFTQLPYGQIELPLATTLPAVKKGYLIDAASNNAFIAANDLLKAGVKVSRTANGTFYVPAGTRAQGLLKKATAELGIRVTAADYTPATLKAIAPLRIGIWNTYGGSIPAGWISWLMEQYHYDYKMLYSQEVDAGDLRKKYDMLIFVSGAIPDTGKPKRSENSYSKPPKPEELPDEFKPWLGRITKDTSVPQLKKFLEAGGKIVTIGTSTNLAYHLHLPVENALVEKNAKGEWKPIPGTKYYIPGSLLTADLDTTAEENWGMPAKNDVYFDRSPVFRFSAGAEGAGMKKLIWFSTATPLHSGWAWGQQYLKDGVAAFVAPVGAGRLYAFGPEITFRGQSHSTFKLLFNQLYK; encoded by the coding sequence ATGGCAGGAAAATTCTACAGTATGCTGTTGCTGCTCTTATGCGCAGCAACGGCCTGGGGGCAAACAGTTCCCTCTCCAAAAGAACATTTTGGTTTTAATATGGGCGACGATTATCAGCTGGCCACCTACACCCAGACAGAAGCCTATTTCAAAAAGCTGACGGAATCAGATCGCGCAAAGCTGGTCGATATTGGCATGACTGAAGAGGGAAGACACCAGTATATGCTGATCGTATCTTCTCCCGAAAATCTGAAGGCATTGAACCGCTATAAGGCAATATCACAGCAGCTGGGACACGCAGCGGGGCTGACAGACGAAGCTGCGCGTAAGCTGGCTGCAGAAGGTAAGGCAGTAGTATGGATAGACGGCGGACTGCATGCCACTGAAACAGTGGGCGCGCATCAGCTCATTGAAACAATGTATCAGCTGGTGACACGCACCGACGCTGAAACAATGAACATCTTACAGCATGATATCATTCTGCTGACACATGCAAATCCTGACGGACAGGAGCTGGTATCTGACTGGTATATGCGCATGGCTGATCCGAAGAAGCGTGCATTGAATATTCCCCGTTTGTATGAAAAGTATGTGGGGCACGATAATAACCGGGATTTCTATATGATGAATATGAAGGAGAGTCAGAACATCAGTCGTCAGCTGTTTGTAGAATGGATCCCGCAGATTATGTACAATCACCATCAGCGCGGGCCGGCAGGCTCTGTGCTGGCCGGTCCTCCCTACCGTGATCCTTTTAATCATATTTATGACCCACTGATCGTGACCAGTATTGATGCGGTGGGAGCAGCGATGAACAACAGGCTGAATGTTGAAAACAAACCTGGTTATACACAAAGGAATGGTTCAACGTTTTCCACCTGGTGGAACGGCGGACTACGCACTACCCCTTACTTCCACAATATGGTGGGATTACTGACAGAGATCATCGGGGGACCAACACCGGAAACAGTGCCGCTGGTACCTGACAGGTTGGTGCCCAATGGTGCAACACCGAATCCAATAACGCCACAGGAATGGCATTTCCGCCAGTCTATAGACTATTCCGTTTCGCTGAATTACGCCGTGCTGGATTATGCTGCCCGTTACAGGAGTGAACTGCTGTTCAACATTTACAAGATGGGCAAAAACGCGATAGACCGTGGCAGCAGTGACCACTGGACATTCTATCCAAGATACATAGATTCCATCCGCGTAGCTTATAAAGTGGAAAGGAAGAGAGATTCCACCACTGAAGGTGAAACAGGCGGTGAATTCGCTTTCGGCAGGGAAGATACGATCGCTTCAAAATATTACGCAGGTGTATTAAAGAACCCTGACTACAGGGATGCGCGTGGTTATATCATTCCTGCAGACCAGGCCGATTTTCCTACGGCGGTAAAATTCATCAATGCCTTGAGCCGTTCAGGCATTGCCATTCATAAGGCAACAGCGGCTTTTACCGTTGCTGGTAAGCAATACCCTGCCGGCTCCTATATTGTGAAAACAGCGCAGGCCTTTCGTCCGCATGTTATTGATATGTTCGAACCGCAGGATCATCCGAATGATTTCCAATATGCGGGAGGACCGCCTATTCGTCCTTACGATGCAGCGGGATGGACACTGGCCTACCAGATAGGCGTACAATTCGATCGCATCATGGACGGCTTTGACGGGCCTTTTACACAGTTGCCCTATGGTCAGATCGAATTGCCGTTGGCCACTACGCTACCTGCCGTTAAAAAAGGCTACCTGATAGATGCTGCATCCAATAATGCATTTATTGCTGCGAATGATCTGCTGAAAGCGGGTGTGAAGGTCTCACGTACCGCTAATGGTACATTTTATGTACCTGCAGGAACGAGGGCACAAGGCTTACTCAAAAAGGCAACGGCAGAACTGGGCATTCGTGTTACAGCTGCAGATTATACCCCCGCAACACTGAAAGCAATTGCTCCTTTACGTATAGGTATCTGGAATACCTATGGTGGTTCTATTCCTGCCGGATGGATAAGCTGGCTAATGGAGCAATATCATTATGATTATAAGATGCTTTATTCACAGGAAGTGGATGCTGGCGATCTGCGAAAGAAATATGATATGCTCATCTTTGTATCAGGAGCCATTCCTGATACCGGTAAACCCAAAAGGAGTGAGAACAGTTATAGCAAACCACCTAAACCGGAAGAACTACCGGATGAATTTAAGCCCTGGCTGGGGCGCATTACCAAAGATACCTCTGTTCCGCAGCTGAAGAAGTTTCTGGAAGCCGGTGGTAAAATTGTCACTATCGGAACAAGTACCAACCTGGCATATCACCTGCATTTACCGGTGGAAAATGCACTGGTGGAAAAGAATGCGAAGGGGGAATGGAAACCAATACCAGGTACAAAGTATTATATCCCTGGCAGTTTGCTGACCGCCGATCTGGATACGACAGCGGAAGAGAACTGGGGAATGCCTGCGAAGAATGATGTATATTTCGATAGAAGCCCGGTGTTCAGATTCTCTGCCGGTGCTGAAGGCGCAGGCATGAAGAAGCTGATCTGGTTCTCTACGGCAACACCATTGCATAGTGGCTGGGCCTGGGGACAGCAATACCTGAAAGACGGCGTAGCCGCATTCGTAGCGCCGGTGGGGGCAGGCAGGTTATATGCCTTCGGACCGGAGATCACATTCCGCGGTCAGTCACACAGCACTTTTAAATTACTATTCAACCAATTGTACAAATGA
- a CDS encoding SusD/RagB family nutrient-binding outer membrane lipoprotein, producing the protein MKLKYSTYTFLVAGVAFMAGACNKFVDINTDPNNPTTAQLSLLLPSTEVSMAANMYELNSGASTFMQHMVSSGDLSRYQQQGTSFDEPWDGFYSQTLNDLESIISSGTAQQEWGYVAVAKIEKAYLVSLMVDMWGDIPYSQAEKGQQTVSPPLEKGQEIYESVLNLIEEALQDAGKVSASGLVPSSADMIYGGSKNAWIALANSLKLKLYNGIRLVDPARSTTAIQALISNPATLIGGTTNTNATDYTFRFGSAQNPNNRHPWHRSEYQSSKNFYMCQSFIDLLFNNDDPRLRYFIYRQNATAGLNNSTNSNGYYGRNPGDGTAAPADLNRRSTFGVYPAGGLYDNAPINNIPDTYSYLTNAGATSSLKVVATSDGTGAGVIPLLTNAMVKLIRAEAALALNTGDDARQNFADGVTAHLNSVSAYGAANGGVALSPAAISGFVNKLLTAYDAADAAGKMNMVMTQKYIACYGNGMEAYNDYRRTALPVLRAPLSPLNAFPLRLYYSQTELSANTSLGENTSALQVAQQTTPVFWDK; encoded by the coding sequence ATGAAATTGAAATATAGTACATATACGTTCCTGGTAGCCGGTGTTGCTTTCATGGCCGGCGCCTGCAATAAGTTTGTCGATATCAATACGGATCCAAATAATCCGACCACTGCACAGTTATCACTACTACTGCCTTCTACAGAAGTGTCTATGGCAGCTAACATGTATGAACTGAACAGCGGCGCTTCCACTTTTATGCAACACATGGTATCGTCTGGTGATCTTAGCCGGTATCAGCAACAAGGTACCAGTTTTGATGAGCCCTGGGATGGTTTCTACAGCCAGACGCTGAACGACCTGGAATCTATCATCAGCAGTGGTACTGCGCAGCAGGAGTGGGGATACGTAGCTGTTGCAAAGATTGAGAAGGCCTATCTTGTTAGCCTGATGGTGGACATGTGGGGAGATATTCCATATTCCCAGGCAGAGAAAGGGCAGCAAACAGTTAGTCCTCCCTTGGAAAAAGGTCAGGAGATCTACGAAAGTGTACTCAACCTCATTGAAGAAGCACTGCAGGATGCGGGGAAGGTGAGCGCTTCCGGGCTGGTGCCTTCCAGCGCAGATATGATCTACGGTGGTTCAAAAAACGCCTGGATCGCGCTGGCCAATTCCCTGAAGCTGAAACTCTATAATGGTATCCGGCTGGTAGATCCTGCCCGTTCAACAACGGCGATACAGGCATTGATCAGTAATCCGGCTACACTGATAGGCGGAACGACCAATACCAATGCAACGGACTATACCTTCAGGTTCGGATCTGCACAGAACCCGAATAACCGGCATCCCTGGCATCGTTCCGAATACCAGTCCAGCAAGAATTTTTACATGTGCCAGTCTTTTATTGATCTGTTGTTCAACAATGACGATCCCCGCTTAAGGTATTTTATCTATCGCCAGAACGCGACTGCAGGGCTGAATAATTCTACCAACAGCAATGGTTATTATGGCCGTAATCCCGGTGATGGCACCGCCGCACCGGCTGACCTGAACAGGCGTTCCACTTTTGGCGTGTACCCGGCCGGAGGGCTGTACGACAATGCACCTATCAATAACATCCCGGACACATATAGCTATCTCACGAATGCAGGCGCTACTTCCAGTCTGAAAGTGGTGGCTACTTCCGACGGCACCGGCGCCGGTGTTATTCCGCTGCTCACAAATGCCATGGTAAAGCTGATCCGCGCAGAAGCTGCATTAGCGCTGAACACCGGTGATGACGCAAGGCAGAACTTCGCTGATGGTGTTACTGCACACCTGAACAGCGTAAGTGCTTATGGCGCCGCAAATGGCGGAGTGGCGTTATCACCCGCTGCTATCAGCGGTTTTGTGAATAAGCTGCTGACAGCCTATGACGCTGCAGATGCTGCTGGTAAAATGAATATGGTGATGACGCAGAAATACATAGCCTGTTATGGTAATGGTATGGAAGCGTATAATGATTACAGGAGAACTGCATTACCTGTATTACGTGCGCCCTTGTCGCCATTGAACGCATTCCCTTTAAGGCTTTATTATTCCCAGACAGAATTATCTGCCAACACCAGCCTTGGCGAGAATACCAGTGCGCTGCAGGTAGCACAGCAAACAACGCCTGTATTCTGGGACAAATAA
- a CDS encoding SusC/RagA family TonB-linked outer membrane protein, whose product MSINVKTNAFITKSVIITALSMMMLCAVSPRALYAQNILSRKISLQADDMSLKMVLNQIRSKTDVKFVYSSDRIAMDKKVTANANEEELGKVLDKVLGKLDINFVVNDGFIILKEKSEQHNIQAPAPAADTVIRGKVLSESGDPFPGATIVEKGTSNGVTSGGDGAFTLKVKQGATLAITAIGYHVTEIGAAQAGTIKLQAAVKQLHDIVVTAAGIARQKNSLGYSVSTIGSEKLAQKSEPDPVRALTGKVAGVNIQSAGGVAGGGTNITIRGNSSLNGNNQPLFVVDGVPFDNSSFANVGSSSVGGVGVTNRAFDLDPNNIQSMTVLKGAAAAALYGSRAANGAIIITTKAGKKKSRKGTEITYNTSYAIEEVAGLPEYQTRYGQGTNNDYRQGVYASWGQPFQGVPSMLPTRATIPHQLTRQFSAAVFPEFYEADGVTPIQVPYRSYAKENAKNFFRTGSVYENAITISSGSEKGNFNAGFSNTDNRGVVPGNEIKRTSVNIGGNIRLENKFYASGAINYVTTRQKTPPVGGLTGSIMSTLMYVPTSYDLTHYPFENPVDGSNVYDYTGVDNPYWSVKHSPNKSDVDRYYGNLIVGFDPFSWLNVQNTIGFNAYTDRRLSVRGKGSSSYANGSITSDNIYRQELDNTLLLTATHAVTPNISVRAILGNNVNQRFTDRKAFYGDNIIVADLHDMNNTSSVTGVQLTNNRNLLKQRYYAFFTDITFDYKNFASLNFVGRNDVSSTLPANNRSYFYGGVNGSLVFTEAFHLPKEVLNFGKVRAGYTRVGNEASPYQTANFYQINAILGGSASPSNVGLPFTPQNGAVYNIVTQSNLLTNANLKPEFITELELGTELQFLDNRIGIDLTYYNKRSTSQIFEVTAAPSSGYTTQILNLGEATNKGIEIGFTATPIRTANGFNWDVNANFTRNRNMIKNLGGYESFSYGGTNGTSSVHIVGQPYGLIQGTAYARDEEGNILIDPASGKPLVSGSLKAIGNPNPDFILGITNTFRYRGVTLNVLFDWKQGGQMYSNTVGQMMSRGVTRDTEKREFQIVSPGVLGDINTLKALLDERGRKIPNNVAMSYEDHFFNSGMGPGGVNEGSIFDATVFRLREISLAYDLPKSLLGNSPFGTATISLSGRNLWYNAPNFPKYTNFDPEVSSLGVGNSQGYDNLSVPTTKRFGVNLRCSF is encoded by the coding sequence ATGTCCATAAATGTAAAGACAAATGCTTTTATAACCAAATCCGTCATTATCACAGCATTAAGTATGATGATGTTGTGCGCAGTCAGTCCCCGAGCGCTGTATGCACAGAATATCCTGAGCAGGAAGATATCTCTGCAGGCAGATGATATGAGCCTAAAAATGGTACTCAACCAGATCAGGTCAAAGACAGACGTGAAGTTTGTATATAGTTCCGATCGTATTGCGATGGACAAAAAAGTCACGGCAAATGCGAATGAAGAAGAACTCGGCAAAGTGCTGGACAAAGTATTGGGAAAACTCGACATCAACTTCGTAGTAAATGATGGCTTCATTATCCTGAAAGAAAAGAGTGAACAACATAATATTCAGGCGCCTGCTCCCGCAGCCGATACGGTGATCAGGGGGAAGGTGCTCAGTGAAAGCGGAGACCCCTTCCCGGGTGCAACAATTGTAGAAAAAGGCACCAGCAACGGGGTTACCTCAGGAGGCGATGGCGCTTTTACCCTAAAAGTAAAGCAAGGCGCTACACTTGCGATCACCGCCATTGGTTATCACGTAACGGAGATCGGTGCTGCGCAGGCAGGTACAATTAAGCTGCAGGCCGCCGTAAAACAACTGCACGATATTGTTGTGACAGCAGCAGGTATCGCGCGGCAGAAGAACAGCCTCGGTTATTCTGTCAGCACAATAGGCTCAGAGAAACTTGCCCAGAAGTCAGAACCAGATCCTGTGCGTGCACTGACAGGTAAAGTGGCCGGTGTGAATATACAATCTGCCGGTGGTGTGGCCGGTGGTGGCACCAATATCACCATCCGTGGTAACTCTTCCCTGAATGGTAACAACCAGCCGCTGTTTGTAGTAGATGGTGTTCCTTTCGATAACTCCAGCTTTGCCAATGTGGGCTCCTCTTCTGTAGGCGGCGTGGGTGTGACCAACCGCGCTTTCGATCTTGACCCGAACAACATACAGAGTATGACAGTACTCAAAGGTGCGGCAGCGGCTGCATTGTATGGATCAAGAGCGGCCAATGGTGCTATTATCATCACCACGAAAGCTGGCAAAAAGAAAAGCCGGAAAGGAACAGAGATCACTTACAACACTTCCTACGCTATTGAAGAAGTGGCCGGACTGCCTGAATACCAGACACGTTACGGACAAGGCACCAACAATGATTACCGGCAGGGTGTGTATGCTTCCTGGGGCCAGCCTTTCCAGGGCGTTCCCAGTATGCTGCCTACCCGTGCTACCATTCCTCATCAGTTAACACGTCAGTTCAGTGCTGCCGTGTTTCCCGAATTTTATGAAGCAGATGGTGTGACGCCAATACAGGTTCCCTACAGATCGTATGCAAAAGAGAATGCTAAAAATTTTTTCAGAACAGGGAGTGTATATGAAAATGCGATCACTATTTCATCCGGCAGCGAGAAGGGAAATTTTAATGCAGGCTTTTCCAATACAGATAACAGAGGGGTAGTACCGGGTAATGAGATCAAACGCACTTCCGTGAACATAGGTGGCAATATCCGCCTGGAGAATAAGTTCTATGCCAGCGGCGCTATCAACTATGTGACCACCCGCCAGAAAACACCTCCTGTAGGCGGATTGACAGGCTCCATCATGTCAACGCTGATGTATGTGCCCACCAGCTACGACCTCACACATTACCCTTTTGAGAATCCGGTAGATGGCAGCAATGTATATGACTACACCGGTGTGGACAACCCATATTGGTCAGTGAAACATAGTCCGAACAAAAGTGATGTGGACCGTTACTATGGCAACCTCATTGTAGGTTTTGATCCTTTCTCATGGCTGAATGTTCAGAATACGATCGGTTTTAACGCATACACAGACAGGCGATTGAGTGTTAGAGGGAAAGGATCATCTTCTTATGCAAACGGTAGTATTACAAGCGATAACATCTACCGCCAGGAACTGGATAATACCTTGTTACTGACGGCAACACATGCTGTTACGCCAAATATCTCCGTCCGCGCCATTTTAGGCAATAACGTGAACCAGCGTTTTACAGACAGGAAAGCATTTTATGGCGATAACATCATCGTCGCTGATCTGCATGATATGAATAATACCAGCTCAGTAACCGGTGTACAGCTTACCAACAACAGGAACCTGCTGAAGCAACGTTATTATGCATTCTTTACTGATATCACTTTTGACTATAAGAACTTTGCTTCATTGAACTTCGTAGGACGTAACGATGTATCTTCTACGCTGCCCGCCAATAACAGGAGTTATTTCTATGGTGGTGTGAATGGTTCATTAGTGTTTACAGAAGCTTTTCATCTGCCAAAGGAAGTGTTGAATTTTGGTAAGGTAAGAGCTGGTTATACAAGGGTGGGCAATGAAGCCTCTCCTTATCAGACAGCCAATTTTTACCAGATCAATGCCATCCTTGGTGGTAGTGCAAGTCCCTCAAATGTGGGCCTGCCCTTCACGCCGCAAAATGGAGCGGTGTATAATATCGTCACGCAATCCAACCTGCTCACAAATGCTAACCTGAAACCCGAGTTCATTACAGAACTGGAACTGGGAACGGAATTACAGTTCCTGGACAACCGCATCGGTATAGATCTGACTTACTACAATAAACGCAGTACCTCACAGATCTTTGAGGTAACAGCGGCGCCATCTTCCGGTTACACCACACAGATCCTTAACCTGGGTGAGGCCACCAACAAAGGTATTGAGATCGGTTTTACAGCTACGCCCATCCGGACCGCGAATGGTTTTAACTGGGATGTCAATGCCAATTTTACCCGCAACAGGAACATGATCAAAAACCTTGGCGGCTATGAAAGTTTCAGCTATGGCGGTACAAACGGAACCAGCAGTGTGCATATTGTTGGGCAGCCTTATGGCTTGATCCAGGGTACAGCCTATGCACGCGATGAAGAAGGTAATATCCTGATAGATCCCGCTTCCGGTAAGCCATTGGTATCCGGCTCACTGAAAGCGATCGGTAATCCTAACCCTGATTTTATACTGGGCATCACCAATACCTTCCGGTATAGGGGCGTCACATTGAATGTGCTCTTTGACTGGAAACAGGGCGGACAGATGTACTCCAATACCGTTGGCCAGATGATGTCCCGCGGTGTGACCAGGGATACGGAAAAGCGTGAATTCCAGATCGTTTCGCCAGGTGTACTGGGCGATATCAATACCTTGAAAGCGCTGCTGGATGAACGTGGCAGGAAGATCCCGAACAATGTGGCGATGTCTTATGAAGATCATTTCTTCAACAGCGGTATGGGGCCTGGCGGTGTGAATGAAGGCTCCATATTCGATGCTACCGTGTTCAGACTGCGCGAGATCTCTCTGGCATATGATCTTCCGAAGAGTTTACTGGGCAATTCGCCGTTCGGTACTGCCACCATCTCTCTGTCGGGTAGGAACCTCTGGTACAATGCGCCTAACTTCCCGAAGTATACCAACTTCGATCCGGAAGTAAGCTCGCTGGGTGTAGGGAATTCACAGGGATACGATAATCTGTCAGTCCCTACTACAAAAAGATTTGGTGTCAATTTAAGATGTTCCTTCTGA
- a CDS encoding FecR family protein, whose protein sequence is MDNKEFKQLLDRYTKGLLDKQEMEHLEKWLDTMEDKTAFDNLSQEELSTAREDMFSRLQQRIGQPAKTVRMLRPSQKIAVAATIAVIIVAGYFWRKSVLDIVAPHRTTYAYSDKGHIRKQILSDGSIVWLKGKSKLTFPAVFNQKERPVTLEGEALFEVAKDAKRPFVVRCGSLTTGVLGTSFNIRKNEKGEVAISVLTGSVVVASKSTKEQIIKTNESIVYSEVHASVVNVHPSRTDIHGFIRGTEYDMAFNDARMIDVIQKIEKKFEVKINLEDTAIQKQLFTADMTDQSLEHTMEMISQALNLDITINDKTVLIRPKK, encoded by the coding sequence ATGGACAATAAGGAATTTAAACAGCTACTGGACAGATATACCAAAGGTCTCCTCGATAAACAGGAAATGGAACACCTGGAAAAGTGGCTTGACACGATGGAGGATAAAACAGCATTTGATAATCTTTCACAGGAAGAACTGTCAACTGCCAGGGAGGATATGTTCAGCCGTTTGCAGCAACGTATCGGGCAGCCGGCTAAAACTGTCCGCATGCTCCGCCCTTCGCAAAAGATAGCAGTGGCCGCAACAATTGCAGTGATCATTGTTGCAGGTTATTTTTGGCGGAAGAGCGTACTGGACATCGTAGCGCCGCATAGAACCACTTACGCTTACAGCGACAAAGGACATATCCGTAAGCAGATCCTGTCTGACGGAAGTATCGTATGGCTGAAAGGAAAAAGCAAACTGACTTTCCCTGCGGTGTTCAATCAAAAAGAACGCCCTGTTACTCTGGAAGGAGAAGCCCTGTTTGAAGTAGCAAAAGATGCAAAACGCCCTTTTGTTGTACGCTGCGGCTCGCTGACAACAGGTGTATTAGGCACCAGCTTTAATATCCGGAAGAATGAAAAAGGAGAAGTAGCCATATCTGTATTGACAGGGTCGGTTGTAGTAGCATCAAAATCAACAAAAGAGCAGATCATCAAAACAAATGAAAGTATCGTTTATTCAGAAGTACATGCATCCGTTGTGAACGTACATCCGTCCCGTACGGACATACACGGATTTATCAGGGGAACTGAATACGATATGGCGTTCAATGACGCCCGCATGATTGACGTAATACAGAAAATAGAAAAGAAATTCGAAGTAAAGATCAACCTGGAAGATACCGCCATTCAAAAGCAGCTCTTTACTGCAGACATGACAGACCAATCTTTAGAACATACGATGGAGATGATCAGCCAGGCCCTCAACCTGGATATAACGATCAATGACAAGACGGTGCTAATACGACCAAAAAAATAA
- a CDS encoding RNA polymerase sigma-70 factor, which produces MAAYECIYNRFWPLLYAYVYNRLKSKEVTEELLQEVFFSLWNRRTELRLQQTLSAYLYTAAKYQIFNYIKADKVRKTYTSSFARYNETLRDNSNEDYVAFSDLAKAVEKEVSRLPEKCQQVFRMSRNEHRSIHDIANALNISHKTVENHLTKALKHLRLAFREYFWFL; this is translated from the coding sequence ATGGCTGCGTACGAATGTATTTATAACAGGTTTTGGCCCCTTTTATATGCATATGTCTACAATCGCCTGAAATCGAAAGAAGTGACGGAAGAACTGCTCCAGGAAGTATTTTTCTCTCTCTGGAACAGGCGGACCGAGCTCCGGTTACAGCAAACCCTGTCAGCTTATCTGTACACAGCAGCTAAATACCAGATCTTCAACTATATCAAAGCTGATAAGGTACGGAAAACCTACACCAGCTCATTTGCCCGCTATAATGAAACTTTACGGGACAATTCAAATGAGGATTATGTTGCCTTTTCTGACCTGGCCAAGGCCGTCGAAAAGGAAGTGTCCCGCCTGCCTGAAAAATGCCAGCAGGTATTCAGAATGAGCCGCAACGAGCACCGCTCCATTCATGACATCGCCAATGCATTGAATATCTCCCATAAAACCGTGGAAAACCATCTCACCAAAGCCCTGAAGCATTTACGCCTGGCTTTCAGGGAATATTTCTGGTTTTTATAA